Proteins encoded together in one Quercus lobata isolate SW786 chromosome 3, ValleyOak3.0 Primary Assembly, whole genome shotgun sequence window:
- the LOC115981679 gene encoding purple acid phosphatase 17-like — protein sequence MVVTMATKAQCLHLTAAMLCISLVLPSFADLQRFEHPAKADGRLSFLVVGDWGRRGFYNQSEVALQMGRIGEKLDIDFVISTGDNFYDDGLEGVNDPAFEESFSKIYTAKSLQKQWYSVLGNHDYRGNVEAQLSPVLQKIDSRWLCQRSFILNTEIAEFFFVDTTPFVNDYYKETYHKYDWRGVSPRRTYITNLLKDLESALRKSTAKRKIAVGHHAIRSIGHHGDTPELIKYLLPILKANNVELYINGHDHCLERISTPDSPIQFLTSGAGSKAWRGDVNVKRLNSDDVKFFYDGQGFMSVQLTKAEAVVVFYDVFGKELHKWEVFKQLYSAM from the exons ATGGTTGTAACCATGGCCACCAAAGCTCAGTGCCTTCATTTGACAGCTGCTATGTTATGCATTTCTTTGGTGCTACCCAGTTTTGCAGATCTTCAAAGGTTTGAACACCCGGCAAAAGCCGATGGGCGACTAAGCTTTTTGGTGGTTGGAGACTGGGGCAGAAGAGGGTTTTACAACCAATCTGAAGTTGCTCTTCAG ATGGGAAGGATCGGAGAGAAATTAGACATTGACTTTGTCATATCCACTGGAGACAATTTCTATGACGATGGATTAGAGGGTGTCAATGATCCTGCATTTGAGGAGtccttttctaaaatttatactGCCAAGAGTCTTCAGAAACAGTGGTATAGTG TTCTCGGAAATCATGACTATAGGGGCAATGTAGAAGCACAGTTAAGCCCTGTCTTGCAGAAGATTGACAGCCGATGGCTTTGCCAAAGATCTTTTATCCTTAACACAG AAATTGCGGAATTCTTCTTCGTGGATACCACTCCATTTGTAAACGATTACTACAAAGAGACATACCATAAGTATGATTGGCGAGGTGTATCACCAAGAAGGACTTACATTACTAATCTTCTTAAG GATTTGGAATCAGCATTAAGGAAGTCAACCGCAAAGCGGAAGATTGCGGTTGGTCACCATGCAATCAGAAGTATCGGGCATCATGGCGATACACCGGAGCTCATAAAGTACCTTCTCCCAATACTTAAG GCTAATAATGTTGAGCTATACATAAATGGTCACGACCATTGCTTGGAACGCATTAGTACTCCTGACAG TCCTATCCAATTTTTAACAAGTGGAGCAGGATCGAAGGCATGGAGGGGTGATGTCAATGTCAAGAGACTTAACAGTGATGACGTTAAATTCTTTTATGATGGTCAAGGCTTCATGTCTGTGCAACTGACTAAGGCAGAAGCTGTGGTTGTGTTCTATGATGTCTTCGGCAAGGAACTGCACAAATGGGAGGTGTTTAAACAGCTTTACTCAGCCATGTAA
- the LOC115981680 gene encoding annexin D5 translates to MSTVTIPPVLTSPRDDAMHLYRAFKGFGCDTEAIINILAHRDATQRALIQQEYRAMYSEDLNKRLSSELSNNVKKAVLLWVHDPATRDATIVRQALSGDIVDLKAATEVICSRTPSQIQQFKQIYFSRFGTYLEHDIEYQASGDHKKLLLAYLSTPRHEGLEVDKLMVEKDAKALFKAGEKKLGTDENTFIHIFSGRSRAQLVAVDSAYHNFYGNSLKKAVKKETSGNFEFALLTILQCAHNPGKYFAKVLHNAMKGFGTNDTTLIRIVVTRAEIDMQYIKAEYQKKYGKTLNDAVHSETSGHYRAFLLSLLGPSH, encoded by the exons atgtCTACGGTGACTATACCTCCGGTGCTAACTTCGCCTCGTGATGATGCTATGCACCTCTACCGTGCTTTCAaag GATTTGGCTGTGATACTGAAGCAATTATCAATATTCTTGCCCATCGAGATGCAACCCAGCGTGCTCTTATTCAACAAGAATATAGAGCCATGTATTCTGAAGACCTTAACAAACGCTTGTCTTCAGAGCTAAGTAACAATGTCAAG AAAGCAGTTTTACTCTGGGTGCATGATCCAGCAACACGGGATGCTACGATAGTAAGGCAGGCATTAAGTGGTGATATTGTTGATCTTAAAGCTGCTACTGAAGTAATATGTTCCCGTACTCCGTCCCAAATTCaacaatttaaacaaatttatttttcaagatTTGGTACTTACCTTGAGCATGACATTGAATATCAAGCTTCTGGAGATCACAAAAAG TTACTGCTTGCATATCTAAGTACACCACGCCATGAAGGCCTGGAAGTTGATAAATTGATGGTGGAGAAGGATGCAAAAGCTCTCTTCAAAGCCGGGGAGAAGAAATTGGGAACTGATGAGAACACTTTCATACACATTTTCAGTGGAAGAAGCAGGGCACAATTGGTTGCAGTTGATTCTGCTTACCATAATTTTTATGGAAACTCGTTAAAAAAG GCAGTAAAAAAGGAAACCTCTGGGAACTTTGAGTTTGCCCTTCTGACTATCTTACAATGTGCTCACAATCCAGGAAAGTACTTCGCAAAG GTTTTACACAATGCAATGAAGGGTTTTGGAACAAATGACACTACACTTATAAGGATAGTTGTAACAAGGGCTGAGATCGACATGCAGTATATAAAGGCAGAGTACCAGAAGAAATATGGAAAAACTTTGAATGATGCTGTTCACTCAGAGACATCAGGCCATTACAGGgcctttcttctttctcttttaggCCCCAGCCATTAG
- the LOC115978835 gene encoding purple acid phosphatase 3-like, protein MAAFSTKPMLLCVTFTAILSLCLVLSLAEFQRFVQPTKADGSLSFLVVGDWGRRGGYNQSQVAHQMGIIGDKLDIDFVISTGDNFYDDGLTGVDDPAFDESFSNVYTAPSLQRQWYTVLGNHDYRGDVLAQLSPILGKFDSRWLCLRSFIVDAEIVEFFFVDTTPFSDKYFTNPKDDVYDWRGVLPREKYLSNLLKELDLALKESTAKWKIVVGHHTIRSAGNHGNTVELVAQLLPILQANNVDFYINGHDHCLEHISSPDSALQFLTSGGGSKAWKDDIDWWNPTEMKFYYDGQGFMSVQITQAGVDSAFYDISGRVLHKWGTTKQLYSII, encoded by the exons ATGGCTGCCTTTTCCACTAAACCTATGCTTTTGTGTGTTACATTCACTGCTATACTGAGCTTGTGTTTGGTTCTCTCCCTAGCTGAGTTTCAGCGGTTTGTACAACCAACAAAAGCTGATGGATCTCTTAGCTTTTTGGTGGTCGGAGACTGGGGAAGAAGAGGAGGTTATAACCAATCTCAAGTTGCTCATCAG ATGGGAATAATTGGAGACAAGTTGGACATTGATTTTGTGATATCCACTGGAGATAATTTTTATGATGATGGACTGACGGGAGTTGATGATCCAGCATTTGATGAGTCATTTTCCAATGTCTATACAGCACCTAGCTTGCAAAGGCAGTGGTACACTG TTTTGGGCAATCATGACTATAGGGGGGACGTTTTGGCACAACTCAGTCCTATCCTCGGGAAATTTGACAGCAGATGGCTTTGCTTGAGATCTTTTATCGTGGATGCAG AAATTGTAGAATTTTTCTTCGTAGATACAACTCCTTTTTCGGATAAGTACTTCACGAACCCAAAGGATGATGTCTATGACTGGAGAGGCGTATTACCTCGAGAAAAATACCTTTCAAATCTCCTAAAG GAATTGGATTTGGCATTGAAAGAGTCTACAGCAAAGTGGAAGATCGTGGTGGGTCACCATACAATCAGAAGTGCTGGGAATCATGGCAACACGGTAGAGCTTGTGGCTCAACTTCTTCCAATCCTTCAG GCAAACAATGTTGACTTTTACATAAATGGACACGACCATTGCTTGGAACACATAAGTAGTCCTGACAG TGCACTTCAATTTTTAACGAGTGGTGGTGGGTCAAAGGCATGGAAGGATGATATAGATTGGTGGAATCCAACGGAAATGAAGTTCTATTACGATGGACAAGGTTTCATGTCAGTGCAAATTACTCAAGCTGGTGTTGATTCTGCATTCTATGACATTTCTGGCAGAGTTTTGCACAAGTGGGGGACAACCAAACAGCTCTACTCTATCATCTAG